A single genomic interval of Terriglobus albidus harbors:
- a CDS encoding choice-of-anchor D domain-containing protein, whose product MALKKLLSRFIAVFVCLFAATMSLTAQDKLVISQVYGGGGSTSSSAAYNQDYVELFNAGTTTVSLSGYSVQYGSSSSSSFSGITVLGSLSLQPGQYYLVSEGTPSSGGGSLPVGSNTTSGQTGDQQGAINMSATGGKVALVLGTSLLSAANSCSSTAVQDLVGYGSLTYAICAEGTAVAALDATKSAYRNDACIDTNNNSADFLTGTPTNTGNPQPHTSLSTFKLCSGSSTTKPSGSGSASPNSATSGVTSVTLLVNVNGGTNPTSTGITVTGNLSSIGGSAAQAFSAAGGSSYSFTITPTVSTSGNVSLPITIGDAQGRTGTTSIGLSVQLPAPHLAIHTVLGARPLNATAVSPYAGQNVEITGVVTGVGSAGFFIQAPDSDADSDPSTPEGVYIFTGSNKVPAAAVIGNLVTVTGTVATYPAVTDSHTPATEITSPVTVLVSQAQPLPTAITLAASMLTPSGGIYQMARYEGMRIAIPTLNAITGTDGSITEASATVSSNGQFYAALPDYPRPFREPGIDIRDAAVPNTPAHVAHFDDNPERLLMDSTFLKGSAINLETGTVISNVTGIVDMTYSSDSYYDPARILIDKSYTPSLTAPSKTYTVSAQGSSEFTVATYNVERMFNTDSSDNKYYDPVSQSVKTSSAVNLSSTAFDKRITKIAMGILQNLKTPDIVGLEEIENQSVAQNIAAKISTLAPTLNIADPGYVGYGVSAGAGTYTSDIGGISTGFLVKASKVHVTSTQQMGQNETFQSPVDNSTTTLNDRPAFVLKAGIVRGTGVKDYPVTVIVNHLRSLSGIEDASNYTRYKKELQAESLAKIIQAAQVNGEHLISVGDYNAFEFSDGYTDTLGTVTGRILPSDQVVQPGTAITNPQATDLITLRPASERWTYAEFGSAQVLDHIVATQDLVSGARVEVAHINADQPLVNYADGTTAFRASDHDPVNGYFTLPAAVVSGTITPTSVSFGSVNIGSTSAGQNLVLTNTGEATLMVTSGTVTGDFAYSTTCNTGAAINSTCGVNVAFTPTGVGTRTGTLMLKTNGGQTFTIQLSGVGTDFSSTGSSGTSVSLTVSAGDTATLPLTFTAMGGFSGSVSISCALTKPAPGVVCNTPANFTLTGTTTQNVTFTTTTRNVANGVSVGSRSGIGMALSVAFGALVMLFAGRTRRFARQAGLLLVLLGVSFAAIGCGDNKASTNPLGTPAGAYTYTVTSTSGSLSHSVVVTLNVQ is encoded by the coding sequence ATGGCATTGAAGAAACTTCTGTCTCGATTCATCGCTGTCTTTGTGTGCTTGTTTGCCGCGACTATGAGTCTTACGGCGCAAGACAAACTGGTTATTTCCCAGGTCTATGGCGGTGGCGGGAGCACTAGTTCATCCGCTGCCTATAACCAGGATTATGTTGAGCTCTTCAACGCTGGAACGACAACCGTCTCCCTGTCGGGTTATTCCGTACAGTACGGCTCTTCATCGAGCAGCTCGTTTTCTGGTATCACAGTTCTCGGCTCGCTCAGCTTGCAGCCTGGCCAGTATTACCTGGTATCGGAAGGTACGCCGAGCAGCGGCGGAGGAAGTTTGCCTGTAGGTTCAAATACGACCTCAGGACAAACCGGCGATCAGCAAGGCGCAATCAACATGTCCGCAACAGGAGGCAAGGTTGCCCTCGTCTTGGGTACTTCGCTTCTCAGTGCCGCAAATTCGTGCTCGAGCACGGCGGTACAGGACCTGGTGGGATACGGCAGTCTCACATATGCGATCTGCGCAGAAGGAACGGCAGTTGCGGCCCTGGATGCAACCAAGAGCGCTTATCGCAACGATGCATGCATCGATACGAATAACAACAGCGCAGATTTCTTAACTGGCACGCCGACGAATACCGGTAATCCCCAACCGCATACCAGCCTGAGTACGTTCAAGTTGTGCAGCGGCAGCTCGACGACAAAGCCATCCGGATCAGGTTCTGCCTCTCCCAACTCTGCGACCTCGGGAGTCACTTCGGTGACTTTGCTTGTGAATGTGAACGGCGGGACAAATCCAACGAGCACTGGGATCACTGTTACGGGTAACCTTTCGTCGATCGGCGGCAGCGCTGCACAGGCATTTTCGGCCGCAGGCGGTTCCAGCTACAGCTTCACAATCACTCCAACGGTATCAACCAGCGGCAATGTCTCATTGCCGATCACTATTGGCGATGCGCAGGGCCGCACCGGAACCACATCGATCGGTCTGAGTGTGCAGTTGCCCGCACCGCACCTCGCAATTCATACAGTGCTGGGTGCCAGACCACTGAATGCAACCGCGGTTTCGCCATATGCAGGCCAGAATGTCGAAATAACTGGCGTCGTTACTGGTGTCGGCTCGGCGGGTTTCTTTATTCAAGCGCCAGATTCCGATGCTGATTCCGACCCATCTACTCCGGAAGGCGTTTATATCTTTACCGGTTCGAACAAAGTGCCGGCTGCCGCCGTCATCGGCAATCTGGTGACAGTGACGGGAACGGTTGCAACCTATCCTGCTGTGACTGACAGTCACACGCCTGCAACGGAAATCACCAGCCCGGTCACGGTTCTGGTCTCGCAGGCGCAGCCGCTGCCAACGGCGATCACTCTCGCGGCGTCCATGCTTACACCCAGCGGCGGTATCTATCAGATGGCTCGCTATGAAGGCATGCGTATCGCTATCCCAACTCTGAACGCGATCACGGGTACCGATGGCAGCATTACCGAAGCCTCGGCGACTGTAAGTTCGAATGGCCAGTTCTATGCGGCTCTTCCGGACTACCCTCGTCCGTTCCGCGAGCCGGGAATCGACATTCGCGATGCCGCCGTGCCGAATACTCCGGCTCACGTTGCTCATTTCGATGACAACCCAGAACGTCTGCTGATGGATTCGACATTCCTGAAGGGCAGCGCGATCAATCTCGAGACCGGCACAGTCATCAGCAATGTGACCGGTATCGTCGACATGACGTACAGTTCGGATTCGTACTACGATCCGGCGCGCATTCTCATCGACAAGAGTTACACACCTTCACTCACGGCTCCATCGAAGACCTACACGGTTTCCGCTCAGGGTTCCAGCGAGTTTACGGTGGCTACATACAACGTCGAGCGCATGTTCAATACGGACTCGAGCGACAACAAGTACTACGATCCGGTCTCGCAGTCGGTGAAGACATCCTCGGCTGTGAACCTGAGCTCCACCGCCTTCGATAAGCGCATTACCAAGATCGCGATGGGTATTCTGCAGAACTTGAAGACGCCCGATATCGTCGGCCTGGAAGAGATCGAAAACCAGAGCGTGGCTCAGAACATCGCAGCGAAGATCTCAACGTTGGCTCCCACGCTGAACATCGCGGATCCAGGGTATGTCGGCTATGGTGTCTCGGCGGGCGCCGGCACTTATACCTCGGACATCGGTGGTATCTCCACCGGCTTCCTGGTGAAGGCGAGCAAGGTCCACGTGACCAGCACGCAACAGATGGGGCAGAACGAGACCTTCCAGAGCCCGGTCGATAACTCCACCACGACACTCAATGACCGTCCTGCATTCGTATTGAAGGCGGGCATTGTTCGCGGCACGGGTGTGAAGGACTACCCGGTCACCGTCATCGTCAATCACCTGCGTTCGCTTTCCGGGATTGAAGATGCGAGCAACTACACCCGCTATAAGAAAGAACTGCAGGCGGAGTCGCTGGCGAAGATCATTCAGGCAGCACAGGTCAACGGCGAGCACCTGATCTCGGTGGGCGACTACAACGCCTTCGAGTTCTCCGATGGATACACGGACACGCTGGGCACAGTGACCGGACGCATTCTTCCCTCGGACCAGGTTGTGCAGCCCGGTACGGCAATTACCAATCCGCAGGCAACGGATCTGATCACGCTGCGTCCTGCCTCTGAGCGCTGGACCTATGCGGAGTTCGGAAGCGCGCAGGTGCTGGATCATATCGTGGCAACGCAGGATCTGGTCAGCGGGGCTCGCGTTGAGGTAGCTCACATCAACGCCGATCAGCCGCTGGTGAACTACGCTGATGGCACCACTGCGTTCCGTGCATCGGACCACGATCCGGTCAATGGCTACTTCACACTGCCCGCGGCGGTGGTAAGCGGCACCATTACGCCAACGTCGGTGAGCTTCGGATCGGTCAATATTGGGTCAACATCGGCTGGGCAGAATCTCGTCCTTACCAATACCGGCGAAGCGACATTGATGGTGACCAGCGGAACTGTCACCGGAGACTTCGCTTACTCCACGACCTGCAACACAGGCGCAGCCATCAACAGCACCTGCGGTGTGAACGTGGCCTTTACTCCGACTGGAGTTGGAACGCGTACCGGAACGCTGATGTTGAAGACCAATGGAGGACAGACCTTCACGATTCAGCTCAGCGGCGTGGGTACCGACTTCAGCTCCACCGGAAGCTCTGGTACATCGGTCTCGCTTACGGTTTCGGCTGGCGATACGGCGACGCTGCCGCTGACCTTTACAGCGATGGGCGGATTCAGCGGAAGCGTCAGCATTAGTTGTGCGCTGACGAAACCTGCTCCGGGAGTGGTGTGCAACACGCCGGCTAACTTCACACTGACCGGTACGACAACGCAGAACGTGACCTTCACCACCACCACGCGCAATGTTGCGAACGGCGTTTCGGTTGGCTCCCGCTCTGGGATCGGCATGGCTTTGAGCGTTGCATTTGGCGCCTTGGTGATGCTGTTTGCCGGACGTACGCGCCGTTTCGCACGGCAGGCCGGCTTGTTGCTGGTGCTGCTGGGCGTAAGCTTCGCGGCGATCGGTTGCGGTGACAACAAGGCGTCGACCAACCCTCTCGGGACACCCGCGGGTGCTTACACCTACACGGTGACTTCAACCAGCGGCTCGCTTTCACACTCGGTTGTTGTAACCCTCAATGTGCAATAA
- a CDS encoding response regulator: MSTVVSGHYDLSLVVLSVFIAILSAGAALDLSGRVSSSRGAVRQIWLLGGAIAMGTGIWAMHYIGMLAFTLPFRVLYDWPMVALSWTAAVVASLIALFIVSREQVGLLRITIGSILMGGGIASMHYIGMEAMRMPAMCHYHLGLLALSVVIAIVIACVAICMGYVFRGATTSGWGWRKVLTAVVMGGAIPVMHYTGMAAARFMPIPMAEVDLRHAINISDLGVFTITLTTVLLLGLVFLTATVDRRFAQQALQLQSSEQRYRLIVESAFDAFLEIDPNETVTDWNEQAQRTFGWTREEALGKTIGDLIVHDDHRTGALRELLAEREQRGIQARLEVSARHRDGHIFPAEMTLSEIAWDDSKLVAAFVRDVTERKQVEQEREASKAQAEAANRAKSEFLANMSHEIRTPLNGVIGMTELALETELTGEQREYLETVKLSADALLHVINDILDFSKIEAGKVDLEEIDFDLRECMEGALKTLALRADEKGLELLCDVDANAPESVHGDPGRLRQILINLLGNAIKFTHEGEIALHVEALGADEDHVRLHFIVADTGIGIPPEKQKAIFESFTQADTSTTREYGGSGLGLTISRRLTRMMGGDMWVESEPGVGSRFHFRIVLRLAKELPQAPAVPVTDDSLPPARTLVVDDNRTNRRILEGMLLRWGMQPHSAASGEEALRMIDEANQAQRPYELLLTDMHMPKMDGFDLAQRLQLNPGNAATIMMLSSGGQKGDAVRCEQLGISAYLLKPIRQSELRAAIARVLHDGIRGKETPMITRTSLLEELDPARTLDILLAEDNQVNQMLATRLLQKRGHRVVVVGNGREALAALSRGKFDLVLMDVQMPEMDGLEATRELRRREAATGAHQTVVAMTALVMKGDKERCLEAGMDGYLSKPLRQQELDEVLDNFVSVRDVEMEDDPASTSPASVHEEELMERIDNDRAFLAELLAIFRDTWPGQLAAVRSALALSDHEEVKRTGHALKSALGNLSAMQAYHFASGIEMAGGEGDMARATVMTDQLEAELPRVEIALEGMCQEAAR, encoded by the coding sequence ATGTCGACAGTTGTGTCCGGTCACTATGACCTGAGTCTGGTCGTCCTTTCTGTCTTTATCGCGATTCTCTCCGCTGGCGCCGCCTTGGATCTCTCCGGCCGCGTCAGTTCCTCTCGGGGCGCAGTACGCCAGATCTGGCTGCTGGGCGGCGCCATCGCCATGGGAACCGGTATCTGGGCCATGCACTACATCGGCATGCTGGCCTTCACCCTGCCCTTCAGGGTGCTGTATGACTGGCCCATGGTCGCGCTTTCGTGGACGGCCGCGGTTGTTGCCTCGTTGATTGCACTCTTCATCGTCAGCAGGGAGCAAGTCGGCCTGCTCCGGATCACCATCGGCAGCATTCTGATGGGCGGCGGCATCGCCTCCATGCACTACATCGGCATGGAAGCCATGCGGATGCCGGCCATGTGCCACTACCACCTGGGTCTGCTCGCACTCTCCGTTGTCATCGCAATCGTTATCGCCTGCGTTGCCATCTGCATGGGCTACGTTTTTCGCGGGGCAACGACCAGCGGCTGGGGTTGGCGCAAGGTTCTCACCGCTGTTGTCATGGGCGGAGCGATCCCGGTCATGCATTACACCGGCATGGCGGCTGCAAGATTTATGCCCATTCCGATGGCAGAGGTTGATCTACGCCATGCCATCAATATCTCCGATCTCGGCGTTTTCACCATTACCCTGACGACTGTCCTGCTTCTTGGGCTGGTCTTCCTGACCGCGACGGTAGACCGCCGGTTTGCCCAGCAGGCGTTGCAGTTGCAGAGCAGCGAACAACGGTATCGCCTGATCGTCGAGTCTGCCTTCGACGCCTTCCTCGAGATTGACCCAAACGAAACTGTTACCGACTGGAACGAACAGGCACAGCGTACTTTCGGTTGGACCCGCGAAGAAGCCCTGGGCAAGACCATCGGCGATCTCATCGTTCATGACGACCACCGAACCGGAGCGTTGCGCGAGCTTCTGGCCGAACGCGAGCAACGCGGTATCCAGGCGCGCCTGGAAGTCAGCGCCCGGCATCGCGATGGTCACATTTTTCCGGCCGAGATGACGCTCTCAGAGATCGCATGGGACGACTCGAAGCTGGTTGCAGCTTTTGTTCGCGACGTTACCGAGAGAAAGCAGGTCGAACAGGAACGCGAAGCCTCCAAAGCGCAGGCAGAGGCTGCCAACCGCGCCAAGAGTGAGTTTCTCGCCAACATGAGCCACGAGATCCGCACGCCGCTCAACGGCGTCATCGGCATGACCGAACTTGCGCTCGAGACGGAGCTCACCGGCGAACAGCGCGAATATCTTGAGACGGTCAAACTCTCCGCCGATGCCCTGCTGCACGTCATCAACGACATTCTGGATTTCTCGAAGATCGAGGCCGGCAAGGTTGACCTGGAAGAGATCGACTTCGATCTGCGCGAGTGCATGGAAGGCGCTCTCAAGACACTCGCCCTCCGTGCCGACGAAAAGGGCCTTGAGCTGCTGTGCGATGTCGATGCCAACGCTCCTGAAAGCGTTCACGGCGACCCTGGCAGGCTGCGGCAGATCCTGATCAACCTCCTCGGCAACGCCATTAAGTTCACCCATGAGGGCGAAATCGCGCTCCACGTCGAGGCGCTCGGTGCAGACGAGGACCACGTCCGCCTGCACTTCATCGTCGCGGATACCGGTATCGGCATTCCTCCTGAGAAACAGAAGGCCATTTTCGAGAGCTTTACCCAGGCTGATACCTCCACCACGCGAGAGTACGGCGGCAGCGGCCTAGGTCTGACAATCTCACGCCGCCTTACCCGGATGATGGGCGGCGACATGTGGGTTGAAAGTGAGCCAGGAGTGGGTTCCCGGTTCCACTTTCGCATTGTGCTGCGCCTGGCAAAGGAGCTTCCGCAGGCTCCTGCAGTCCCGGTCACAGACGACAGCCTGCCCCCCGCCCGCACCCTTGTCGTCGATGACAACCGGACCAACCGCCGCATTCTGGAAGGCATGCTGTTGCGATGGGGCATGCAGCCGCACTCGGCAGCCAGTGGCGAAGAGGCGCTGCGCATGATCGATGAAGCGAACCAGGCGCAGCGTCCTTATGAGCTTCTGCTGACCGATATGCACATGCCGAAGATGGATGGCTTCGACCTTGCGCAACGGCTGCAATTAAACCCGGGCAACGCCGCAACCATCATGATGTTGAGCTCCGGTGGACAGAAGGGAGACGCAGTACGCTGCGAACAACTGGGGATCTCGGCATATCTGTTGAAGCCGATTCGCCAAAGCGAGTTGCGCGCCGCCATCGCACGCGTGTTACATGATGGTATCCGCGGAAAGGAGACACCGATGATTACCCGCACTTCGCTGCTGGAAGAGCTGGACCCCGCCCGCACCCTGGATATCCTGCTGGCGGAGGACAACCAGGTCAATCAGATGCTGGCGACACGTCTGCTGCAGAAGCGCGGTCATCGGGTCGTTGTTGTAGGCAACGGCCGCGAAGCCCTGGCGGCTCTGAGCCGTGGAAAGTTCGATCTGGTGCTGATGGACGTACAGATGCCCGAGATGGATGGCCTGGAGGCGACCCGCGAGCTTCGCCGGCGCGAGGCCGCGACCGGAGCACATCAGACCGTCGTTGCCATGACCGCGCTTGTCATGAAGGGCGATAAAGAGCGCTGTCTCGAGGCAGGCATGGATGGCTATCTCTCCAAGCCGCTGCGCCAGCAGGAGCTCGATGAAGTGCTGGATAATTTTGTCTCCGTCAGAGATGTCGAAATGGAGGACGACCCAGCGAGCACATCGCCAGCCTCGGTGCATGAAGAAGAGCTGATGGAACGTATCGATAACGACCGTGCGTTTCTGGCCGAACTTCTTGCCATCTTCCGCGATACATGGCCGGGCCAGCTTGCAGCCGTGAGAAGCGCCCTTGCCCTGAGCGATCACGAAGAGGTAAAGCGTACAGGGCACGCCCTCAAGAGCGCGCTGGGCAACCTTTCCGCAATGCAGGCCTATCACTTTGCTTCAGGCATTGAGATGGCTGGCGGCGAAGGAGACATGGCGCGCGCCACCGTAATGACCGATCAACTTGAAGCCGAGCTGCCACGCGTCGAGATTGCGCTCGAAGGGATGTGCCAGGAGGCAGCACGTTGA
- a CDS encoding RluA family pseudouridine synthase: MPSKHMLPKGQRRRTVKHDYRIARDAARAAGLEEGIDPEHVIAPEQEIPIAERVIPQLDEEDLEAEDGVRSFAADAAANGMRLDAYLAKAIPDISRSRIQLLADNGQISVNGQKAKSSLKIKGGDQISIEGEPRPEPLRAFAEDIPLTVVYEDKDIAVIDKPAGMMVHAGAGATDDARNRGTLVNALLGHFGKLSGVGGEERPGIVHRLDKMTSGLIVVAKNDVMHRKLAQLFVDRKLDKTYLALVQGWLKKDAVTLDLPIARDLVHRTRMTTLRADGRSAVSHIKVVERIEGRFGKFTLVEVRIETGRTHQIRVHLQALGHPVVGDTLYGAAGSLRDGEERVPLDRNFLHAWKLHFSHPSTRKKLELTAELPDELTQILNMVKEPVKNRG, from the coding sequence ATGCCCTCTAAACACATGCTGCCCAAAGGTCAGCGCCGCCGGACCGTAAAGCACGACTACCGCATCGCACGCGATGCCGCCCGTGCCGCCGGCCTGGAAGAGGGCATCGACCCGGAACATGTCATTGCGCCCGAACAAGAGATTCCCATCGCAGAGCGCGTGATTCCGCAGCTTGACGAGGAAGACCTCGAAGCCGAGGATGGCGTTCGCAGCTTCGCTGCCGATGCAGCCGCCAACGGTATGCGCCTGGACGCATACCTCGCCAAAGCGATTCCGGATATCTCACGTTCTCGCATCCAGCTTCTTGCCGACAACGGCCAGATCTCCGTCAACGGGCAGAAGGCCAAAAGCAGCCTGAAGATCAAAGGCGGCGACCAGATCTCCATCGAAGGCGAGCCCCGGCCGGAGCCGCTGCGTGCCTTCGCGGAAGATATTCCGCTCACCGTCGTCTACGAGGACAAAGACATTGCCGTCATCGACAAACCCGCCGGCATGATGGTGCATGCCGGTGCAGGCGCTACCGATGACGCACGTAACCGCGGCACGCTGGTGAATGCTCTTCTCGGCCACTTCGGTAAGTTGAGCGGCGTTGGCGGTGAGGAGCGGCCCGGCATCGTCCACCGTCTCGATAAGATGACCAGCGGCCTGATCGTCGTAGCGAAGAACGACGTCATGCATCGCAAGCTGGCGCAGCTATTTGTCGATCGCAAGCTGGACAAGACCTATCTCGCTCTCGTTCAGGGCTGGCTTAAGAAAGATGCGGTGACCCTCGACCTGCCGATCGCCCGTGACCTGGTACACCGCACCCGCATGACCACGCTGCGTGCCGATGGCAGATCCGCAGTCAGTCACATCAAGGTCGTGGAGCGTATCGAAGGCCGCTTCGGCAAGTTCACCCTGGTTGAGGTCAGGATCGAAACCGGGCGCACCCACCAGATTCGTGTCCACCTGCAGGCCCTGGGACATCCCGTCGTTGGCGACACGCTCTACGGCGCTGCCGGCTCATTGCGCGACGGCGAAGAGCGAGTCCCCCTGGATCGAAACTTCCTGCATGCCTGGAAGCTGCACTTCTCTCATCCCTCCACGAGGAAAAAACTGGAACTGACGGCGGAGTTGCCTGACGAACTGACACAAATCCTGAATATGGTGAAGGAACCGGTAAAAAACCGTGGGTGA
- a CDS encoding prolipoprotein diacylglyceryl transferase family protein yields MHPWLFRWGRFGLPTRGACAAIGIIAAMAMGHRVARRSGVDPEKFWDLGFFAVITVFVLSRLELVLVNWKVFLQSPAIVLALPTVSTLGLLLTALICLLYMRRNGMHVLKTLDAAGICATLLLVFVHLGDFLSGDDVGLATLSFPGRLQRGQGAFAHVGLHPVALYAALASLLIFFTLLWFLPRRGQAGEVFGLALGLGAIARFWVDCYRMETIFEIATPFGLDPDQVVMVVVMLVAAAFWLKWPTKKQENAHAL; encoded by the coding sequence ATGCACCCGTGGCTGTTTCGGTGGGGAAGATTCGGTCTGCCGACGCGCGGAGCGTGCGCGGCCATTGGCATCATTGCCGCGATGGCGATGGGACATCGCGTCGCGCGCCGTTCCGGCGTCGATCCTGAAAAGTTCTGGGACCTTGGCTTCTTTGCCGTCATCACCGTCTTCGTGCTCTCGCGCCTGGAACTGGTGCTGGTGAACTGGAAGGTGTTTCTTCAATCGCCTGCAATCGTTCTCGCGCTCCCGACTGTCAGCACCCTTGGCTTGCTGCTGACCGCTCTGATCTGCCTGCTATACATGCGCCGCAACGGAATGCATGTGCTCAAAACGCTCGACGCCGCGGGCATCTGCGCGACATTGCTTCTGGTCTTTGTGCATCTGGGCGACTTCTTATCCGGCGATGACGTCGGTCTTGCCACCTTGAGCTTTCCAGGACGCCTTCAGCGCGGTCAAGGCGCCTTCGCACACGTTGGTCTGCATCCGGTTGCCTTGTATGCGGCGCTCGCATCGCTGCTGATTTTCTTCACGCTGCTGTGGTTTCTTCCACGTCGCGGACAGGCGGGAGAGGTCTTCGGTCTCGCTCTCGGTCTGGGCGCTATCGCGCGCTTCTGGGTGGACTGCTACCGCATGGAGACCATCTTCGAGATTGCAACTCCCTTTGGCCTTGATCCTGACCAGGTCGTCATGGTCGTTGTCATGCTTGTAGCAGCAGCGTTCTGGTTAAAGTGGCCCACAAAGAAGCAGGAGAACGCGCATGCCCTCTAA
- a CDS encoding sialidase family protein, with translation MRLRHLLSAAVLVASFLPATAQTVSEFIFQPGSTSFPESHASTIVELKDHTLMAAWFGGAREGANDVAIWGAVRNASGWSKPVELAREPNTPCWNPVLFHTKDGTLWLYYKYGKAPAEWAAARMSSNDEGKTWSKVEKLPAGLIGPVRAKPLILADGTIVAGSSIESAAGWAAWIERSTDNGKTWAKIGPITVPDSLDLPTAEAKAAQALGNVAKGEGVNGADEKLYPPPSTNIGIIQPAIVDMGKKHLRLYARSHSQAARIAVADSMDNGVTWTQARYIDLPNPSSGIDAVRLNDGRIVMIYNHSYNRRSPINLAVSTDGEHFRMFKVLEEGPSQYSYPAMIVDSNGDLQITYTWRRLTIRYMKVPASEIPKN, from the coding sequence TTGCGTCTGCGTCATCTGCTTTCCGCTGCCGTTCTTGTCGCCTCGTTTCTTCCAGCCACTGCCCAAACGGTTAGTGAGTTCATCTTTCAGCCGGGCTCGACCAGCTTTCCTGAGAGCCATGCCTCGACCATCGTGGAACTGAAAGACCACACGCTCATGGCCGCGTGGTTCGGCGGAGCCAGGGAGGGCGCGAATGACGTCGCCATCTGGGGAGCAGTCCGTAACGCTTCCGGCTGGTCCAAACCAGTCGAATTGGCGCGCGAGCCCAATACTCCCTGCTGGAACCCGGTGCTCTTCCATACAAAGGATGGAACCCTCTGGCTCTACTACAAGTACGGCAAAGCGCCGGCGGAATGGGCAGCGGCCCGTATGTCCAGCAACGACGAAGGCAAGACCTGGTCAAAGGTAGAGAAGCTGCCCGCCGGCCTGATCGGCCCGGTGCGCGCCAAGCCCCTTATCCTGGCCGATGGAACCATTGTCGCCGGCAGCTCGATTGAGAGTGCCGCAGGCTGGGCCGCGTGGATTGAGCGCTCCACTGACAACGGCAAAACATGGGCAAAGATTGGGCCCATTACCGTTCCGGACTCGCTCGATCTGCCGACCGCGGAGGCGAAGGCGGCTCAGGCGCTTGGGAATGTTGCCAAAGGAGAAGGCGTCAACGGAGCCGACGAAAAGCTCTATCCGCCACCATCCACCAACATCGGCATCATTCAGCCGGCGATCGTGGACATGGGGAAGAAGCATCTTCGCCTGTATGCACGCAGTCACAGCCAGGCGGCCCGGATTGCTGTAGCCGATTCGATGGATAACGGCGTGACCTGGACGCAGGCGCGCTATATCGATCTGCCGAATCCCAGCTCCGGCATCGACGCCGTACGCCTGAACGACGGCCGTATCGTGATGATCTACAACCACAGCTATAACCGCAGGTCGCCTATCAATCTGGCGGTGAGCACGGACGGCGAACACTTCCGGATGTTCAAGGTACTGGAAGAGGGGCCATCCCAGTACAGCTATCCAGCCATGATCGTGGACTCGAACGGCGACCTGCAGATCACCTACACCTGGCGCCGCCTCACGATTCGTTACATGAAGGTTCCGGCCAGCGAGATTCCGAAGAACTAG
- a CDS encoding GGDEF domain-containing response regulator, translating to MRILVADDDAVSRRLMEKILTQSGYEVMTVADGRGALDALSHKDGPRMALLDWMMPGIDGPEVCRQLRARQEGSYVYLTLLTSRQDRTDVIQGLEAGADDYLTKPCNSEELKARLRTGLRILMLEDKLVEAREEMRMRATHDALTGLLNRGAVLNFMKVEMARCRREHTPLSILLCDVDHFKQVNDVHGHLVGDQVLRELAHRLKQAIRPFDGVGRYGGEEFVLVLSGCGSEQLRHRSGDILDAVRSKPIETSAGPLHITVSIGAFTMDSLEWSGDVEFPLGRADGALYRAKMNGRNCVQFADHLSTNDGEHVGLPTVS from the coding sequence TTGAGGATTTTGGTCGCTGATGACGATGCGGTATCGCGTCGTCTGATGGAAAAGATTCTGACGCAGAGTGGGTATGAGGTGATGACCGTAGCCGATGGCCGCGGCGCGCTCGATGCCCTCTCGCATAAGGATGGACCTCGCATGGCGCTTCTGGACTGGATGATGCCCGGCATCGACGGTCCCGAGGTCTGCAGGCAGCTTCGCGCTCGCCAGGAAGGATCATACGTCTATCTGACGCTGCTCACCTCGCGTCAGGACCGCACCGACGTCATCCAAGGCCTGGAGGCGGGCGCGGATGACTACCTGACAAAGCCATGCAACTCGGAGGAACTGAAGGCCCGCCTACGCACCGGCCTGCGGATTCTTATGCTCGAAGATAAGCTCGTCGAGGCCCGGGAAGAGATGCGGATGCGAGCCACACACGATGCCCTGACCGGCCTGCTGAACCGCGGAGCAGTGTTGAACTTCATGAAGGTCGAAATGGCCCGCTGCCGGCGTGAGCACACGCCCCTCTCGATTCTGCTTTGCGATGTCGACCATTTCAAACAGGTGAACGACGTCCATGGACACCTGGTGGGCGATCAGGTCCTCCGTGAGCTGGCGCATCGTCTTAAGCAGGCTATCCGCCCTTTTGATGGAGTGGGCCGCTACGGCGGTGAGGAATTTGTTCTGGTTCTGAGCGGCTGCGGAAGCGAGCAGCTTCGTCACCGCTCCGGCGACATTCTGGATGCAGTGCGCTCGAAGCCGATCGAAACCTCCGCGGGGCCGCTGCACATCACCGTCAGCATCGGCGCATTCACCATGGATAGCCTGGAATGGAGCGGCGACGTGGAGTTTCCTCTGGGCCGGGCCGACGGCGCTCTTTACCGCGCGAAAATGAATGGACGCAACTGCGTTCAATTTGCCGATCATTTGTCGACAAATGATGGTGAACATGTAGGCCTTCCGACTGTATCCTGA